In one window of Nicotiana tabacum cultivar K326 chromosome 12, ASM71507v2, whole genome shotgun sequence DNA:
- the LOC107827653 gene encoding BTB/POZ domain-containing protein At1g04390 isoform X4: MQRLVLRSVDAFLDNISAESLQHQVVKESVGGIVAAVGSILASKSAATLRLASDVAVKIVRVIPSTMLQLHLANLIHPLSSLLSFQELRVAISCASALNLILSNLSSKREKEVSDILRTTNVVGNLVQNVKGYSSDNKPTEYFQEMASLLSKILWRWPPPRFRVWTDTKLLNILDTVKLNPDCSIRIAVLQLYSALALCGNGTKKLLEDGEGLVKIMVDSLDSSNPYSVQIEGLRLAQCLTKSEQGCSKINKSSCEPFVKAVITLMSNWSFDAGKLAKCQMSILVEACRLALITRWAGDHQFYLWKAGVDGVLLSLLIGNSDTTQQSLHSLSLQEQIVKLEEVFDKYVLLPLRPYVWDILGWLAANCMEDFSPKMHGNETSFNALVICACLAFVDSILTARQISQGSVCLSSESEPASRAVLMMIYSPSKYIASETRFILSEVLSLKGKDYVEYLLDILKAVSSGNKFGIPSNFRLVITLITLACYSALPKIRKHVIQHGGIPTLLSFISWWLDNPVHLNRSSVAPHVQNYFSERTCCWPSSEDWEGEDMLLLFGLMALGELINAKNCGGLFCNQMESRAAFIRELQEICINNSNPGPRWYAAYILRHFGLYGFPSKFGREFRELLTDNEYTDVELIIKNQEPVHVHGVILLVRCPSLLPLEELFKEKKFGSSSEQDSDSCYRLITKVRLSAHVDCQSLTKLLEYIYSGFFEAGEDLVKKLKILARHCNLQPLVQLLYGRSPKWGTPFPSSDINSALGPAGRNFSDIILEAETSRPSNEDCNSCSISVLHLHVHKVVLWSSCEYLRALFQSGMQESHSLTIKVPVCWDSLVKLVSWFYSGELPRPISGCLWDNLDKEEKLHELQPYVELCSLAQFWLLEDLHDECFRLIVSILDSYHYLSIKITQMAANLNQWKLVEVAAEYLAPMYHHLRNSGELDVLDEHLIEIVRAASVQFSQRNGHLLSLT; encoded by the exons ATGCAAAGACTAGTACTTCGTTCAGTTGATGCATTTCTTGATAATATATCTGCCGAGTCATTACAACACCAAGTTGTGAAG GAGTCAGTCGGTGGCATAGTTGCAGCTGTAGGAAGTATTCTAGCATCAAAAAGTGCAGCCACATTAAGATTGGCCTCAGATGTAGCTGTAAAGATCGTCCGCGTCATACCAAGTACAATGCTGCAACTTCATTTGGCCAATCTCATCCATCCTTTATCATCCTTGTTAAGTTTCCAGGAATTACGAGTTGCTATATCTTGCGCCTCTGCCTTGAATTTGATATTATCAAATCTGAGTTctaaaagagagaaagaggtttCGGATATCTTAAGAACCACAAACGTGGTCGGTAATCTAGTCCAGAATGTTAAAGGATACTCCAGTGACAATAAGCCAACTGAGTACTTTCAAGAGATGGCCTCTTTGTTAAGTAAAATTTTGTGGCGTTGGCCTCCTCCTCGGTTCCGTGTTTGGACTGATACGAAATTGTTGAATATCTTAGATACTGTCAAGCTCAATCCTGACTGCTCCATCAGAATTGCTGTTCTGCAGCTATATTCTGCTTTAG CTCTATGTGGCAATGGAACTAAGAAGCTTTTGGAGGACGGAGAAGGTCTTGTAAAAATTATGGTGGACAGTTTGGACAGTTCAAACCCTTATTCTGTCCAGATAGAGGGATTAAGACTTGCTCAATGTTTAACG AAAAGTGAACAAGGATGTTCGAAAATTAATAAATCATCTTGTGAGCCTTTTGTGAAAGCTGTGATTACCTTAATGAGTAACTGGAGTTTTGATGCTGGAAAGCTTGCTAAGTGCCAAATGTCAATACTAGTCGAAGCATGCCGTTTGGCTCTGATCACTCGTTGGGCAGGGGACCACCAGTTTTATCTTTGGAAGGCAGGAGTTGATGGGGTTCTTCTTAGTCTTCTCATAGGAAATTCTGACACGACTCAGCAGTCTCTGCATAGCTTATCTCTGCAAGAACAAATCGTCAAGTTAGAAGAGGTTTTTGATAAATATGTTCTTCTTCCACTGAGACCATATGTTTGGGATATTCTTGGATGGCTTGCAGCAAATTGTATGGAAGATTTCTCCCCCAAGATGCATGGAAATGAGACTTCGTTTAATGCTCTTGTTATTTGTGCATG CTTGGCCTTCGTGGACTCTATCCTCACAGCTCGCCAAATTTCTCAAGGGAGTGTTTGTCTTTCATCGGAGAGTGAGCCAGCATCTAGAGCAGTCCTTATGATGATTTATTCTCCCAGCAAGTACATTGCTTCTGAAACAAGATTCATCCTATCTGAAGTTCTGTCACTGAAGGGGAAGGACTACGTGGAATATTTACTGGATATTTTGAAAGCAGTATCTTCTGGAAACAAGTTTGGAATACCGAGTAATTTTAGACTTGTCATAACCTTGATAACTCTGGCATGTTATTCAGCTCTGCCAAAAATTCGTAAGCATGTAATTCAGCACGGAGGAATACCCACTCTGTTGAGCTTCATTAGTTGGTGGTTAGATAATCCTGTCCACCTAAATAGATCCAGTGTGGCTCCTCATGTACAGAACTATTTCAGTGAAAGGACTTGTTGCTGGCCTTCTTCTGAAGATTGGGAAGGTGAAGATATGCTTTTACTTTTTGGACTTATGGCTCTTGGTGAGTTGATAAATGCGAAAAATTGCGGTGGTCTCTTTTGTAATCAGATGGAGTCGCGAGCTGCTTTTATCAGAGAACTTCAAGAGATCTGTATTAACAATTCTAATCCTGGACCACGATGGTATGCTGCTTATATCCTTCGCCATTTTGGATTATACGGTTTTCCAAGTAAGTTTGGGAGAGAGTTTCGGGAGCTCCTTACTGACAATGAATATACTGATGTGGAGCTTATAATTAAAAATCAGGAACCGGTGCATGTCCATGGTGTTATTCTTCTGGTTAGATGCCCATCATTGTTACCTCTTGAAGAATTGTTTAAAGAGAAAAAATTTGGTTCTTCCTCAGAGCAGGATTCAGATTCATGCTATAGGTTAATCACCAAAGTTCGTCTCTCAGCTCATGTTGATTGCCAGTCATTGACAAAGTTATTAGAGTATATTTATTCGGGATTCTTTGAAGCAGGAGAAGACCTTGtgaaaaagttgaaaattttagcCAGACATTGCAATTTGCAACCTCTAGTACAATTGCTTTATGGAAGAAGTCCGAAATGGGGAACTCCATTCCCAAGTTCCGACATTAACTCTGCTCTTGGGCCAGCTGGACGTAATTTTTC GGATATTATTTTGGAGGCTGAAACTTCCCGACCAAGTAATGAGGACTGCAATTCTTGCTCCATATCTGTTTTACACCTGCATGTTCACAAAGTTGTACTATGGTCAAGTTGTGAATATTTACGGGCCCTCTTTCAGTCAGGAATGCAAGAAAG CCATTCGCTCACCATCAAGGTGCCAGTTTGTTGGGACTCCTTGGTTAAGCTAGTCAGCTGGTTCTATTCTGGTGAGTTGCCTAGACCAATATCTGGCTGTTTATGGGATAATCTGGATAAGGAGGAAAAGCTACACGAACTCCAGCCCTATGTAGAACTATGTTCGCTTGCTCAATTCTGGCTCTTAGAAGATTTGCATGACGAATGTTTTAGACTGATTGTATCCATTTTGGATTCCTATCATTACTTGTCTATTAAAATCACACAGATGGCTGCTAATCTCAATCAGTGGAAGCTAGTCGAAGTTGCAGCAGAGTATCTGGCCCCTATGTATCATCATCTACGTAACTCAGGCGAGCTTGATGTATTGGATGAACATCTCATTGAAATTGTCCGTGCTGCCTCAGTTCAGTTTTCTCAAAGAAATGGACACTTGCTCTCATTGACATGA
- the LOC107827653 gene encoding BTB/POZ domain-containing protein At1g04390 isoform X6, protein MQRLVLRSVDAFLDNISAESLQHQVVKESVGGIVAAVGSILASKSAATLRLASDVAVKIVRVIPSTMLQLHLANLIHPLSSLLSFQELRVAISCASALNLILSNLSSKREKEVSDILRTTNVVGNLVQNVKGYSSDNKPTEYFQEMASLLSKILWRWPPPRFRVWTDTKLLNILDTVKLNPDCSIRIAVLQLYSALALCGNGTKKLLEDGEGLVKIMVDSLDSSNPYSVQIEGLRLAQCLTKSEQGCSKINKSSCEPFVKAVITLMSNWSFDAGKLAKCQMSILVEACRLALITRWAGDHQFYLWKAGVDGVLLSLLIGNSDTTQQSLHSLSLQEQIVKLEEVFDKYVLLPLRPYVWDILGWLAANCMEDFSPKMHGNETSFNALVICACLAFVDSILTARQISQGSVCLSSESEPASRAVLMMIYSPSKYIASETRFILSEVLSLKGKDYVEYLLDILKAVSSGNKFGIPSNFRLVITLITLACYSALPKIRKHVIQHGGIPTLLSFISWWLDNPVHLNRSSVAPHVQNYFSERTCCWPSSEDWEGEDMLLLFGLMALGELINAKNCGGLFCNQMESRAAFIRELQEICINNSNPGPRWYAAYILRHFGLYGFPSKFGREFRELLTDNEYTDVELIIKNQEPVHVHGVILLVRCPSLLPLEELFKEKKFGSSSEQDSDSCYRLITKVRLSAHVDCQSLTKLLEYIYSGFFEAGEDLVKKLKILARHCNLQPLVQLLYGRSPKWGTPFPSSDINSALGPAGRNFSDIILEAETSRPSNEDCNSCSISVLHLHVHKVVLWSSCEYLRALFQSGMQESHSLTIKVPVCWDSLVKLVSWFYSDGC, encoded by the exons ATGCAAAGACTAGTACTTCGTTCAGTTGATGCATTTCTTGATAATATATCTGCCGAGTCATTACAACACCAAGTTGTGAAG GAGTCAGTCGGTGGCATAGTTGCAGCTGTAGGAAGTATTCTAGCATCAAAAAGTGCAGCCACATTAAGATTGGCCTCAGATGTAGCTGTAAAGATCGTCCGCGTCATACCAAGTACAATGCTGCAACTTCATTTGGCCAATCTCATCCATCCTTTATCATCCTTGTTAAGTTTCCAGGAATTACGAGTTGCTATATCTTGCGCCTCTGCCTTGAATTTGATATTATCAAATCTGAGTTctaaaagagagaaagaggtttCGGATATCTTAAGAACCACAAACGTGGTCGGTAATCTAGTCCAGAATGTTAAAGGATACTCCAGTGACAATAAGCCAACTGAGTACTTTCAAGAGATGGCCTCTTTGTTAAGTAAAATTTTGTGGCGTTGGCCTCCTCCTCGGTTCCGTGTTTGGACTGATACGAAATTGTTGAATATCTTAGATACTGTCAAGCTCAATCCTGACTGCTCCATCAGAATTGCTGTTCTGCAGCTATATTCTGCTTTAG CTCTATGTGGCAATGGAACTAAGAAGCTTTTGGAGGACGGAGAAGGTCTTGTAAAAATTATGGTGGACAGTTTGGACAGTTCAAACCCTTATTCTGTCCAGATAGAGGGATTAAGACTTGCTCAATGTTTAACG AAAAGTGAACAAGGATGTTCGAAAATTAATAAATCATCTTGTGAGCCTTTTGTGAAAGCTGTGATTACCTTAATGAGTAACTGGAGTTTTGATGCTGGAAAGCTTGCTAAGTGCCAAATGTCAATACTAGTCGAAGCATGCCGTTTGGCTCTGATCACTCGTTGGGCAGGGGACCACCAGTTTTATCTTTGGAAGGCAGGAGTTGATGGGGTTCTTCTTAGTCTTCTCATAGGAAATTCTGACACGACTCAGCAGTCTCTGCATAGCTTATCTCTGCAAGAACAAATCGTCAAGTTAGAAGAGGTTTTTGATAAATATGTTCTTCTTCCACTGAGACCATATGTTTGGGATATTCTTGGATGGCTTGCAGCAAATTGTATGGAAGATTTCTCCCCCAAGATGCATGGAAATGAGACTTCGTTTAATGCTCTTGTTATTTGTGCATG CTTGGCCTTCGTGGACTCTATCCTCACAGCTCGCCAAATTTCTCAAGGGAGTGTTTGTCTTTCATCGGAGAGTGAGCCAGCATCTAGAGCAGTCCTTATGATGATTTATTCTCCCAGCAAGTACATTGCTTCTGAAACAAGATTCATCCTATCTGAAGTTCTGTCACTGAAGGGGAAGGACTACGTGGAATATTTACTGGATATTTTGAAAGCAGTATCTTCTGGAAACAAGTTTGGAATACCGAGTAATTTTAGACTTGTCATAACCTTGATAACTCTGGCATGTTATTCAGCTCTGCCAAAAATTCGTAAGCATGTAATTCAGCACGGAGGAATACCCACTCTGTTGAGCTTCATTAGTTGGTGGTTAGATAATCCTGTCCACCTAAATAGATCCAGTGTGGCTCCTCATGTACAGAACTATTTCAGTGAAAGGACTTGTTGCTGGCCTTCTTCTGAAGATTGGGAAGGTGAAGATATGCTTTTACTTTTTGGACTTATGGCTCTTGGTGAGTTGATAAATGCGAAAAATTGCGGTGGTCTCTTTTGTAATCAGATGGAGTCGCGAGCTGCTTTTATCAGAGAACTTCAAGAGATCTGTATTAACAATTCTAATCCTGGACCACGATGGTATGCTGCTTATATCCTTCGCCATTTTGGATTATACGGTTTTCCAAGTAAGTTTGGGAGAGAGTTTCGGGAGCTCCTTACTGACAATGAATATACTGATGTGGAGCTTATAATTAAAAATCAGGAACCGGTGCATGTCCATGGTGTTATTCTTCTGGTTAGATGCCCATCATTGTTACCTCTTGAAGAATTGTTTAAAGAGAAAAAATTTGGTTCTTCCTCAGAGCAGGATTCAGATTCATGCTATAGGTTAATCACCAAAGTTCGTCTCTCAGCTCATGTTGATTGCCAGTCATTGACAAAGTTATTAGAGTATATTTATTCGGGATTCTTTGAAGCAGGAGAAGACCTTGtgaaaaagttgaaaattttagcCAGACATTGCAATTTGCAACCTCTAGTACAATTGCTTTATGGAAGAAGTCCGAAATGGGGAACTCCATTCCCAAGTTCCGACATTAACTCTGCTCTTGGGCCAGCTGGACGTAATTTTTC GGATATTATTTTGGAGGCTGAAACTTCCCGACCAAGTAATGAGGACTGCAATTCTTGCTCCATATCTGTTTTACACCTGCATGTTCACAAAGTTGTACTATGGTCAAGTTGTGAATATTTACGGGCCCTCTTTCAGTCAGGAATGCAAGAAAG CCATTCGCTCACCATCAAGGTGCCAGTTTGTTGGGACTCCTTGGTTAAGCTAGTCAGCTGGTTCTATTCTG ATGGCTGCTAA
- the LOC107827653 gene encoding BTB/POZ domain-containing protein At1g04390 isoform X5, with product MRSSSSSKQAADNSRGISGHLLTLHQRLYHALNLGTRYCDDGVQKLHYSDNEMQRLVLRSVDAFLDNISAESLQHQVVKVTTEVQETETNYNLEMHHESVGGIVAAVGSILASKSAATLRLASDVAVKIVRVIPSTMLQLHLANLIHPLSSLLSFQELRVAISCASALNLILSNLSSKREKEVSDILRTTNVVGNLVQNVKGYSSDNKPTEYFQEMASLLSKILWRWPPPRFRVWTDTKLLNILDTVKLNPDCSIRIAVLQLYSALALCGNGTKKLLEDGEGLVKIMVDSLDSSNPYSVQIEGLRLAQCLTKSEQGCSKINKSSCEPFVKAVITLMSNWSFDAGKLAKCQMSILVEACRLALITRWAGDHQFYLWKAGVDGVLLSLLIGNSDTTQQSLHSLSLQEQIVKLEEVFDKYVLLPLRPYVWDILGWLAANCMEDFSPKMHGNETSFNALVICACLAFVDSILTARQISQGSVCLSSESEPASRAVLMMIYSPSKYIASETRFILSEVLSLKGKDYVEYLLDILKAVSSGNKFGIPSNFRLVITLITLACYSALPKIRKHVIQHGGIPTLLSFISWWLDNPVHLNRSSVAPHVQNYFSERTCCWPSSEDWEGEDMLLLFGLMALGELINAKNCGGLFCNQMESRAAFIRELQEICINNSNPGPRWYAAYILRHFGLYGFPSKFGREFRELLTDNEYTDVELIIKNQEPVHVHGVILLVRCPSLLPLEELFKEKKFGSSSEQDSDSCYRLITKVRLSAHVDCQSLTKLLEYIYSGFFEAGEDLVKKLKILARHCNLQPLVQLLYGRSPKWGTPFPSSDINSALGPAGRNFSDIILEAETSRPSNEDCNSCSISVLHLHVHKVVLWSSCEYLRALFQSGMQESHSLTIKVPVCWDSLVKLVSWFYSDGC from the exons ATGAGGTCGTCATCATCGTCAAAGCAAGCTGCAGATAACAGTCGTGGTATTAGCGGTCACCTATTGACCCTTCATCAACGTCTTTACCATGCTCTCAATCTTGGCACTAG ATATTGCGATGATGGGGTTCAAAAGTTGCATTATTCTGATAATGAGATGCAAAGACTAGTACTTCGTTCAGTTGATGCATTTCTTGATAATATATCTGCCGAGTCATTACAACACCAAGTTGTGAAG GTTACTACGGAAGTGCAAGAGACAGAAACGAACTACAACTTGGAGATGCATCAT GAGTCAGTCGGTGGCATAGTTGCAGCTGTAGGAAGTATTCTAGCATCAAAAAGTGCAGCCACATTAAGATTGGCCTCAGATGTAGCTGTAAAGATCGTCCGCGTCATACCAAGTACAATGCTGCAACTTCATTTGGCCAATCTCATCCATCCTTTATCATCCTTGTTAAGTTTCCAGGAATTACGAGTTGCTATATCTTGCGCCTCTGCCTTGAATTTGATATTATCAAATCTGAGTTctaaaagagagaaagaggtttCGGATATCTTAAGAACCACAAACGTGGTCGGTAATCTAGTCCAGAATGTTAAAGGATACTCCAGTGACAATAAGCCAACTGAGTACTTTCAAGAGATGGCCTCTTTGTTAAGTAAAATTTTGTGGCGTTGGCCTCCTCCTCGGTTCCGTGTTTGGACTGATACGAAATTGTTGAATATCTTAGATACTGTCAAGCTCAATCCTGACTGCTCCATCAGAATTGCTGTTCTGCAGCTATATTCTGCTTTAG CTCTATGTGGCAATGGAACTAAGAAGCTTTTGGAGGACGGAGAAGGTCTTGTAAAAATTATGGTGGACAGTTTGGACAGTTCAAACCCTTATTCTGTCCAGATAGAGGGATTAAGACTTGCTCAATGTTTAACG AAAAGTGAACAAGGATGTTCGAAAATTAATAAATCATCTTGTGAGCCTTTTGTGAAAGCTGTGATTACCTTAATGAGTAACTGGAGTTTTGATGCTGGAAAGCTTGCTAAGTGCCAAATGTCAATACTAGTCGAAGCATGCCGTTTGGCTCTGATCACTCGTTGGGCAGGGGACCACCAGTTTTATCTTTGGAAGGCAGGAGTTGATGGGGTTCTTCTTAGTCTTCTCATAGGAAATTCTGACACGACTCAGCAGTCTCTGCATAGCTTATCTCTGCAAGAACAAATCGTCAAGTTAGAAGAGGTTTTTGATAAATATGTTCTTCTTCCACTGAGACCATATGTTTGGGATATTCTTGGATGGCTTGCAGCAAATTGTATGGAAGATTTCTCCCCCAAGATGCATGGAAATGAGACTTCGTTTAATGCTCTTGTTATTTGTGCATG CTTGGCCTTCGTGGACTCTATCCTCACAGCTCGCCAAATTTCTCAAGGGAGTGTTTGTCTTTCATCGGAGAGTGAGCCAGCATCTAGAGCAGTCCTTATGATGATTTATTCTCCCAGCAAGTACATTGCTTCTGAAACAAGATTCATCCTATCTGAAGTTCTGTCACTGAAGGGGAAGGACTACGTGGAATATTTACTGGATATTTTGAAAGCAGTATCTTCTGGAAACAAGTTTGGAATACCGAGTAATTTTAGACTTGTCATAACCTTGATAACTCTGGCATGTTATTCAGCTCTGCCAAAAATTCGTAAGCATGTAATTCAGCACGGAGGAATACCCACTCTGTTGAGCTTCATTAGTTGGTGGTTAGATAATCCTGTCCACCTAAATAGATCCAGTGTGGCTCCTCATGTACAGAACTATTTCAGTGAAAGGACTTGTTGCTGGCCTTCTTCTGAAGATTGGGAAGGTGAAGATATGCTTTTACTTTTTGGACTTATGGCTCTTGGTGAGTTGATAAATGCGAAAAATTGCGGTGGTCTCTTTTGTAATCAGATGGAGTCGCGAGCTGCTTTTATCAGAGAACTTCAAGAGATCTGTATTAACAATTCTAATCCTGGACCACGATGGTATGCTGCTTATATCCTTCGCCATTTTGGATTATACGGTTTTCCAAGTAAGTTTGGGAGAGAGTTTCGGGAGCTCCTTACTGACAATGAATATACTGATGTGGAGCTTATAATTAAAAATCAGGAACCGGTGCATGTCCATGGTGTTATTCTTCTGGTTAGATGCCCATCATTGTTACCTCTTGAAGAATTGTTTAAAGAGAAAAAATTTGGTTCTTCCTCAGAGCAGGATTCAGATTCATGCTATAGGTTAATCACCAAAGTTCGTCTCTCAGCTCATGTTGATTGCCAGTCATTGACAAAGTTATTAGAGTATATTTATTCGGGATTCTTTGAAGCAGGAGAAGACCTTGtgaaaaagttgaaaattttagcCAGACATTGCAATTTGCAACCTCTAGTACAATTGCTTTATGGAAGAAGTCCGAAATGGGGAACTCCATTCCCAAGTTCCGACATTAACTCTGCTCTTGGGCCAGCTGGACGTAATTTTTC GGATATTATTTTGGAGGCTGAAACTTCCCGACCAAGTAATGAGGACTGCAATTCTTGCTCCATATCTGTTTTACACCTGCATGTTCACAAAGTTGTACTATGGTCAAGTTGTGAATATTTACGGGCCCTCTTTCAGTCAGGAATGCAAGAAAG CCATTCGCTCACCATCAAGGTGCCAGTTTGTTGGGACTCCTTGGTTAAGCTAGTCAGCTGGTTCTATTCTG ATGGCTGCTAA